A portion of the Micromonospora tarapacensis genome contains these proteins:
- the mtnA gene encoding S-methyl-5-thioribose-1-phosphate isomerase: protein MRAIDWRDDGAVVIVDQTRLPDRTTFLVLREPLQLVAEIKRLAVRGAMALGVAGAMGVALGAVRAKERGQDVLTRAGEAAELLATARPTATNLAWGANRALAAAHAGAAAVVAVALEIRDEDVEANRAIGNRGADLLQGARRILTHCNAGALAAVEIGTALGVIVELHRREPLLTAYATETRPLLQGARLTTWELGRAGIPHCLVVDGAAAGLILAGEVDAVVVGADRIAANGDSANKVGTVAHALAAAHAGIPFVVAAPEATFSPGTATSADIPIEQRDEAEVLGFGSHRIAPPGTKARNPAFDVTPAELITAIVTERRTVWLGRATTGARPVTRVRPA, encoded by the coding sequence ATGCGTGCAATCGATTGGCGGGATGACGGCGCTGTCGTCATCGTCGATCAGACGCGCCTTCCGGACCGGACGACCTTCCTCGTGCTCCGCGAGCCACTTCAGCTCGTGGCGGAGATCAAGCGACTCGCGGTACGCGGCGCTATGGCGCTCGGTGTGGCCGGCGCGATGGGAGTGGCACTCGGCGCGGTGCGGGCGAAAGAGCGGGGACAGGATGTCCTTACCAGAGCAGGTGAGGCGGCAGAGTTGCTGGCGACGGCGCGGCCGACGGCGACGAATCTGGCGTGGGGAGCTAACCGGGCGCTGGCCGCCGCGCACGCGGGTGCGGCAGCGGTGGTTGCCGTCGCACTGGAGATCCGGGACGAAGACGTCGAGGCGAACCGGGCCATCGGCAACCGCGGCGCGGATCTGTTGCAGGGGGCCAGGCGAATCCTGACGCACTGTAACGCCGGCGCTCTCGCCGCCGTGGAGATCGGTACGGCTCTGGGGGTGATCGTTGAGTTGCACCGCCGAGAACCGCTGCTCACGGCGTACGCCACGGAAACCCGTCCCCTGCTTCAGGGCGCTCGGTTGACCACGTGGGAACTCGGACGCGCGGGAATCCCGCACTGCCTCGTGGTGGACGGCGCGGCGGCCGGGCTGATCCTGGCCGGTGAGGTGGATGCGGTCGTGGTCGGCGCCGACCGCATCGCGGCCAACGGCGACAGCGCCAACAAGGTCGGTACGGTGGCGCATGCGTTGGCGGCGGCTCACGCTGGCATTCCGTTCGTGGTGGCGGCGCCCGAGGCGACGTTCTCCCCGGGCACGGCGACGAGCGCGGACATTCCGATCGAGCAGCGGGATGAGGCCGAGGTGCTCGGTTTCGGTTCGCACCGCATTGCCCCGCCCGGCACAAAGGCGCGCAACCCCGCTTTCGACGTGACGCCCGCCGAACTCATCACAGCGATCGTGACGGAGCGGCGGACGGTGTGGCTGGGGCGTGCCACCACTGGAGCCCGCCCGGTGACGCGCGTGCGCCCGGCGTGA
- a CDS encoding fluorothreonine transaldolase — protein MTLGLIERLIQQEELESAAVLHLTANETLLSPAAQRVLSTPLSNRYLLEHLEMREDSPSRLNNFLYRGMNRINEIEASATEVCRQLFGAEYAEFRCLSGIHAMQTTFAALSQPGDKIMRISTKDGGHFLTELICRTFGRSSCTYAYRDISEIDLDRTREVFERERPTLLFLDAMNYLFPFPVRELKEMCGPVPLVYDASHTLGLIAGDQFQDPLGEGADILQANTHKTMFGPQKGIILGRSRGLMERISYTLSNGLVSSQHTASALALYIALHEMYTHGREYASRVIESARCLATALHDRGVPILQADRGFTRNHMFFIDSRPLGAGPALLERLLRAGIAVNRSVAFEQTDTLRLGVQEVVRRGFTNADLNLVADWFAQVLLHDADPEPIALAVAELLGQRGSIKYCEPAPEATAPSPSGPLPRPATRRWADIDLRRESLEIERSAFDGAHALGRLAGIFEHQTDSAGNISFHRAGGTFVTATGAYIRDLRPTDFVELRGRTGTTLHCRGPGTPSAESYMHYLMRSTVPAAFVVHNHYIPDDEELDRVDVLVIPPKEYGSVQLAEAVAEAAQKSQVIYVRRHGLVLWGESLEESRELLDRLAFAVQAAKGADPAWLR, from the coding sequence ATGACACTCGGTCTGATCGAGCGACTGATCCAGCAGGAGGAACTCGAGTCGGCCGCGGTCCTCCACCTGACCGCCAACGAGACGCTACTCTCCCCTGCGGCGCAACGGGTCCTGTCGACCCCGCTGTCCAACCGCTACCTCCTCGAGCACCTGGAGATGCGGGAGGACTCCCCGTCCCGTCTGAACAACTTCCTGTATCGCGGCATGAATCGGATCAACGAGATCGAAGCGTCCGCCACAGAGGTGTGCCGGCAACTCTTCGGCGCCGAGTACGCCGAATTCCGATGTCTCTCCGGTATCCATGCGATGCAGACCACCTTCGCCGCACTCTCCCAGCCGGGCGACAAGATCATGCGTATCTCGACGAAGGACGGCGGCCACTTCCTGACCGAACTGATCTGCCGCACTTTCGGCCGGAGCAGTTGCACATACGCGTACCGGGACATCTCAGAGATCGACCTTGACCGCACCCGCGAGGTGTTCGAGCGGGAACGTCCCACACTGCTGTTCCTCGACGCGATGAACTACCTGTTCCCGTTCCCGGTGCGGGAACTGAAGGAGATGTGTGGACCGGTGCCGCTGGTCTACGACGCGTCGCACACGCTGGGCCTCATCGCCGGTGACCAGTTCCAGGATCCGCTCGGCGAGGGCGCCGACATCCTCCAGGCGAACACCCACAAGACGATGTTCGGGCCGCAGAAGGGCATCATCCTCGGCCGGAGCCGTGGTCTGATGGAACGCATCAGCTACACCCTGTCCAATGGCCTGGTCAGCAGCCAGCACACCGCGTCCGCGCTGGCGCTGTACATCGCGCTGCACGAGATGTACACCCACGGTCGCGAGTACGCGAGCCGGGTCATCGAGAGTGCCCGGTGTCTCGCCACCGCCCTGCACGACCGGGGTGTACCGATCCTGCAGGCTGACCGAGGGTTCACCCGCAACCACATGTTCTTCATCGACAGCAGGCCCCTCGGCGCCGGACCGGCCCTGCTGGAACGGCTGTTGCGCGCCGGAATCGCGGTGAACCGATCCGTCGCCTTCGAGCAGACCGACACGTTGCGGTTGGGCGTCCAGGAAGTGGTCCGACGCGGGTTCACCAACGCCGACCTCAACCTCGTCGCCGACTGGTTCGCGCAGGTGCTGCTGCATGACGCGGACCCGGAACCCATCGCCCTCGCCGTGGCCGAGTTGCTCGGTCAGCGCGGCTCGATCAAGTACTGTGAGCCCGCCCCGGAGGCCACCGCGCCGTCGCCCTCCGGACCGCTCCCACGGCCCGCAACCCGGCGTTGGGCGGACATCGACCTCCGCCGAGAGTCCCTTGAGATCGAGCGTTCCGCCTTCGACGGCGCACACGCGCTGGGCCGGCTCGCCGGGATCTTCGAACACCAGACCGACTCCGCCGGAAACATCAGTTTCCACCGCGCGGGCGGTACCTTCGTCACCGCCACCGGCGCCTACATCCGGGATCTGAGGCCCACCGACTTCGTCGAACTGCGGGGCCGCACAGGTACCACGTTGCACTGTCGCGGTCCCGGTACGCCGTCCGCGGAGTCGTACATGCACTACCTCATGCGCAGCACGGTCCCCGCCGCCTTCGTCGTGCACAACCACTACATTCCCGACGACGAGGAACTCGACCGCGTGGACGTACTCGTCATCCCACCCAAGGAGTACGGCAGCGTCCAACTCGCCGAGGCCGTCGCCGAAGCGGCCCAGAAGAGTCAGGTGATCTACGTCCGCCGACACGGCCTGGTGCTGTGGGGCGAATCCCTGGAGGAAAGCCGTGAGCTTCTCGACCGGCTGGCCTTCGCAGTGCAGGCGGCAAAGGGCGCAGACCCGGCGTGGTTGAGGTAA
- the ribH gene encoding 6,7-dimethyl-8-ribityllumazine synthase, giving the protein MAGFGEPGSTPVDASGMTVGVVAARWHGELTDNMLDRAVAAARACGARVVVARVAGSVELPVVAQAMARRCDVVVALGVVVRGATAHFDYVCRSVTDGLTRIALDEGKPVAHGVLTVDTIEQARDRAGLPGSAEDKGWSSTVAALDAALALRQVAASANQRLGFAT; this is encoded by the coding sequence ATGGCGGGTTTCGGCGAGCCGGGGTCCACCCCGGTCGACGCGAGCGGGATGACCGTCGGTGTGGTGGCCGCGCGGTGGCACGGTGAGCTGACCGATAACATGCTGGACCGGGCGGTGGCCGCCGCGCGGGCGTGTGGCGCGCGGGTGGTGGTGGCCCGGGTGGCCGGCTCGGTGGAACTGCCGGTGGTGGCCCAGGCCATGGCCCGGCGCTGCGATGTGGTGGTCGCCCTCGGCGTGGTGGTACGCGGCGCCACGGCGCACTTCGACTACGTCTGCCGCTCGGTCACCGACGGGCTGACCCGGATCGCGCTGGACGAGGGCAAGCCGGTGGCCCACGGGGTGCTCACCGTGGACACCATCGAGCAGGCCCGCGACCGGGCCGGCCTGCCCGGCTCCGCCGAGGACAAGGGCTGGTCCTCGACGGTGGCCGCCCTCGACGCCGCCCTGGCCCTCCGCCAGGTCGCGGCGTCCGCCAACCAGCGACTCGGCTTCGCCACCTGA
- a CDS encoding bifunctional 3,4-dihydroxy-2-butanone-4-phosphate synthase/GTP cyclohydrolase II, which translates to MTEHSEQRGPTVFADIERALADLAAGRPVVVVDDADRENEGDLIFAAELATPELLAFMVRHTSGFICVPLSESECDRLDLPPMHHTNQDRRQTAYTVTVDAREGVTTGISAADRAYTIRLLADPGTGPTDLARPGHVVPLRARAGGVLRRPGHTEATVDLTRLAGLRPAGVLCELVNDDGTMMRLPDLEKFCAEHALTLVTIADLIAYRRRTEKQVELVADARMPTEHGVFRALGYRSEYDSAEHVALVMGDLGDGRDVLVRVHSECLTGDVFSSVRCDCGPQLDAALDRVAREGRGVVLYVRGHEGRGIGLLHKLQAYQLQDQGRDTVDANLDLGLPADARDYGTGAQILYDLGVRSMRLLTNNPAKRAGLEGYGLTVTGREGLPVRPHPENVRYLRTKRDRMGHLLDLDEVAEAPMGRTVAGKEIGA; encoded by the coding sequence ATGACCGAGCACAGTGAGCAGCGCGGGCCGACCGTCTTCGCCGACATCGAGCGGGCGCTGGCGGACCTCGCCGCCGGCCGGCCGGTGGTCGTGGTGGACGACGCCGACCGGGAGAACGAGGGCGACCTGATCTTCGCCGCCGAACTGGCCACCCCGGAACTGCTGGCCTTCATGGTGCGGCACACCTCGGGGTTCATCTGCGTCCCGCTCAGCGAGAGCGAGTGTGACCGGCTCGACCTGCCGCCGATGCACCACACCAACCAGGACCGCCGGCAGACCGCGTACACCGTCACCGTCGACGCCCGGGAGGGGGTGACCACCGGCATCTCGGCCGCCGACCGGGCGTACACGATCCGGCTGCTCGCCGACCCGGGAACCGGCCCGACCGACCTCGCCCGGCCGGGGCACGTGGTGCCGTTGCGGGCTCGCGCCGGTGGTGTGCTGCGGCGCCCCGGGCACACCGAGGCGACCGTCGACCTGACCCGGCTGGCCGGCCTGCGCCCGGCGGGGGTGCTCTGCGAACTGGTCAACGACGACGGCACCATGATGCGGCTGCCGGATCTGGAGAAGTTCTGCGCCGAGCATGCGCTGACCCTGGTCACCATCGCGGACCTGATCGCGTACCGGCGCCGCACCGAGAAGCAGGTGGAACTGGTCGCCGATGCCCGGATGCCCACCGAGCACGGGGTGTTCCGGGCGCTGGGCTACCGCAGCGAGTACGACTCGGCCGAGCACGTGGCCCTGGTGATGGGTGACCTCGGCGACGGCCGCGACGTGCTGGTGCGGGTGCACTCCGAGTGCCTGACCGGCGACGTCTTCTCCTCGGTGCGCTGCGACTGCGGTCCGCAGCTCGACGCCGCGCTGGACCGGGTGGCGCGGGAGGGCCGGGGCGTGGTGCTCTACGTGCGGGGCCACGAGGGGCGGGGCATCGGGCTGCTGCACAAGTTGCAGGCGTACCAGCTCCAGGACCAGGGCCGCGACACGGTCGACGCGAACCTCGACCTGGGCCTGCCGGCTGACGCGCGTGACTACGGCACCGGCGCGCAGATCCTCTACGACCTCGGGGTGCGGTCGATGCGACTGCTGACCAACAACCCGGCCAAGCGGGCGGGACTGGAGGGGTACGGGCTCACCGTCACCGGCCGGGAGGGCCTGCCGGTGCGCCCGCACCCAGAGAACGTGCGCTACCTGCGGACCAAGCGGGACCGGATGGGACATCTGCTCGACCTGGACGAGGTGGCCGAGGCCCCGATGGGCCGTACGGTCGCCGGCAAAGAGATCGGAGCGTAG
- the pnuC gene encoding nicotinamide riboside transporter PnuC, producing the protein MTGALGWLLGAEFHVAGSPVLVREVVGNVFGLGSALLGLRRVVWAWPVGMIGNALLFTVFLGGAFATPQAHDLYGQAGRQVFFFGLSVYGWWRWTRNRRLGVTGDGSAVAPRWATGAERLGLLAAAVVGTALAYPVLAALGSWGPLPDAWILVGSLLATYGMARGWVDFWLVWIAVDAVGVPLLLRGGFYPSAAMYLVYGGLCVWGLASWWRTSRAIRPASAPIPSTYSEAVA; encoded by the coding sequence ATGACCGGGGCACTCGGCTGGCTGCTCGGCGCCGAGTTCCACGTGGCCGGGTCGCCGGTGCTGGTGCGGGAGGTCGTCGGCAACGTCTTCGGGCTCGGCTCGGCGCTGCTCGGCCTGCGCCGGGTGGTCTGGGCCTGGCCGGTCGGCATGATCGGCAACGCGTTGCTGTTCACCGTCTTCCTCGGCGGGGCGTTCGCCACCCCGCAGGCGCACGACCTGTACGGGCAGGCCGGCCGGCAGGTCTTCTTCTTCGGCCTGAGCGTCTACGGCTGGTGGCGCTGGACGCGTAACCGCCGCCTCGGCGTCACCGGCGACGGGTCGGCGGTCGCGCCCCGCTGGGCCACCGGCGCCGAGCGGCTCGGTCTGCTCGCCGCCGCCGTGGTGGGCACCGCGCTGGCCTACCCGGTGCTGGCGGCGCTCGGCTCCTGGGGGCCGTTGCCCGACGCCTGGATCCTCGTCGGCAGCCTGCTGGCCACCTACGGGATGGCCCGCGGCTGGGTGGACTTCTGGCTGGTCTGGATCGCGGTCGACGCCGTGGGCGTGCCGCTGCTGCTGCGCGGCGGGTTCTATCCGTCGGCGGCCATGTACCTCGTCTACGGCGGGCTCTGCGTCTGGGGCCTCGCCAGTTGGTGGCGCACCTCGCGGGCCATCCGCCCGGCATCCGCCCCGATCCCGTCGACCTACTCGGAGGCCGTCGCATGA
- a CDS encoding riboflavin synthase: protein MFTGIVEELGEVVGVTRTAQDSALVTVRGPLVASDARHGDSIAVNGVCLTVVDLDGGVFTADIMGETLRRSALGALRAGDRVNLERAATLGSRLGGHLVQGHVDGVGEVLSRDPAQRWETVRFRLPAALSRYVVEKGSITVDGVSLTVAEVGTDWFAVGLIPTTLSSTTLGARSVGDPVNLETDVLAKYVERLLGARTAGGAGPPVDLPGVATPGPVLS from the coding sequence ATGTTCACCGGCATCGTCGAGGAACTGGGCGAGGTCGTCGGGGTGACCCGCACGGCGCAGGACTCCGCCCTGGTCACCGTCCGTGGCCCGCTGGTCGCCTCCGACGCGCGGCACGGCGACTCGATCGCGGTCAACGGGGTCTGCCTGACCGTCGTCGACCTCGACGGCGGGGTCTTCACCGCCGACATCATGGGCGAGACGCTGCGCCGTTCGGCACTGGGCGCGCTGCGCGCCGGCGACCGGGTCAACCTGGAACGCGCCGCCACGCTGGGCAGCCGGCTCGGCGGGCACCTGGTGCAGGGGCACGTCGACGGCGTGGGTGAGGTGCTCTCCCGCGACCCGGCACAGCGGTGGGAGACCGTACGGTTCCGGCTGCCCGCCGCCTTGTCCCGGTACGTGGTGGAGAAGGGCTCGATCACCGTCGACGGCGTCTCGCTGACCGTCGCCGAGGTCGGCACCGACTGGTTCGCCGTCGGCCTGATCCCCACCACGCTCTCGTCGACCACGCTCGGTGCCCGGTCCGTGGGCGACCCGGTGAACCTGGAGACGGACGTGCTGGCCAAGTACGTCGAGCGGCTGCTCGGCGCCCGGACCGCCGGCGGCGCCGGACCGCCGGTCGACCTGCCCGGCGTCGCCACACCCGGGCCGGTGCTGTCATGA
- a CDS encoding response regulator has translation MEPSDDRRDVILVVDDDEDIARFVEFNLRLQGFDVVLAADGQEALELIERERPDLAVVDLMMPRVDGLELTRRLRADPMTAALPVIMLTAKGMTVDKVHGLSAGADDYLVKPFDTAELVARVSSTLRRNKEFREVSPLTGLPGNSRIRREIADRVRGGADYAVGYIDIDRFKSVNDRYGFVRGDGFISALARSLHRAVVSVALPPAFLGHVGGDDFVFVCTPEQVLPLTSRVSADFEKAADALYDPTDRERGYVELKDRRGNIRRAALVTLSIGVAISDTDKRITNPLEAMTVASEMKTVAKSQPGSYVAVDRRRGVGDHGYRHVK, from the coding sequence GTGGAGCCTTCCGACGATCGCAGGGACGTGATCCTCGTCGTCGACGACGACGAGGACATCGCCCGATTCGTCGAGTTCAACCTGCGGTTGCAGGGCTTCGACGTGGTCCTCGCCGCCGACGGTCAGGAGGCGCTCGAACTGATCGAGCGGGAACGGCCCGACCTGGCCGTGGTCGACCTGATGATGCCGCGGGTGGACGGGCTGGAACTGACCCGGCGGCTGCGCGCCGATCCGATGACCGCGGCCCTGCCCGTGATCATGCTGACGGCCAAGGGGATGACCGTGGACAAGGTCCACGGGCTCAGCGCGGGCGCGGACGACTACCTGGTGAAACCCTTCGACACGGCGGAACTGGTGGCCCGGGTCAGCTCGACCCTGCGGCGCAACAAGGAGTTCCGCGAGGTCTCCCCGCTGACCGGCCTGCCGGGCAACAGCCGCATCCGCCGGGAGATCGCCGACCGGGTCCGGGGCGGTGCCGACTACGCCGTCGGCTACATCGACATCGACCGGTTCAAGAGTGTCAACGACCGGTACGGGTTCGTCCGCGGCGACGGCTTCATCTCGGCGCTGGCCCGCAGCCTGCACCGGGCCGTGGTCTCGGTCGCGCTGCCGCCGGCCTTCCTCGGGCACGTCGGCGGCGACGACTTCGTCTTCGTGTGCACGCCGGAGCAGGTCCTGCCGCTCACCTCCCGGGTGTCCGCGGACTTCGAGAAGGCCGCGGACGCGCTCTACGATCCCACCGACCGGGAACGCGGCTACGTGGAGCTGAAGGACCGGCGGGGCAACATCCGCCGGGCCGCGCTGGTCACCCTCTCCATCGGGGTCGCGATCTCCGACACGGACAAGCGGATCACCAACCCGCTGGAGGCGATGACGGTCGCCTCCGAGATGAAGACCGTCGCCAAGAGCCAACCCGGCTCGTACGTGGCGGTGGACCGGCGGCGCGGCGTCGGTGACCACGGTTACCGCCATGTGAAGTAG
- the rpe gene encoding ribulose-phosphate 3-epimerase produces MTVPPPIVAPSILAADFSRLAEEVRAVEDAADWLHVDVMDNHFVPNLTIGLPVVQSLRAATKLPFDVHLMITDPRRWAPGYADAGAYNVTFHAEACDDPVALARDLRAAGAKAGLAIDRDTPVEPYLDLLPSFDTLLIMTIKAGFGGQRFVPQLLDKVRTARRHVDAGHLELRIEVDGGIAADTIEQAAAAGADAFVAGTAVYGADDPAEAVRRLRDLAERAAAGA; encoded by the coding sequence GTGACCGTACCGCCGCCGATCGTCGCGCCGAGTATCCTGGCCGCCGATTTCTCCCGTCTCGCCGAAGAGGTCCGTGCCGTCGAGGACGCCGCGGACTGGTTGCACGTCGACGTGATGGACAACCACTTCGTGCCCAACCTGACCATCGGGCTGCCCGTGGTGCAGAGCCTGCGGGCCGCCACGAAGCTGCCCTTCGACGTGCACCTGATGATCACCGATCCGCGCCGCTGGGCACCCGGCTACGCGGACGCGGGGGCGTACAACGTCACCTTCCACGCCGAGGCCTGCGACGACCCGGTGGCGCTGGCCAGGGACCTGCGGGCGGCCGGCGCCAAGGCGGGGCTGGCGATCGACCGGGACACGCCGGTCGAGCCGTACCTCGACCTGCTGCCAAGCTTCGACACGCTGCTGATCATGACCATCAAGGCGGGGTTCGGTGGCCAGCGGTTCGTCCCGCAGCTGCTGGACAAGGTGCGCACCGCGCGCCGCCACGTCGACGCCGGTCACCTGGAACTGCGCATCGAGGTGGACGGCGGCATCGCCGCCGACACCATCGAACAGGCTGCCGCGGCGGGCGCCGACGCCTTCGTCGCCGGCACCGCCGTCTACGGTGCCGACGATCCGGCCGAGGCGGTGCGCCGGCTCCGCGACCTGGCGGAGCGTGCGGCGGCCGGGGCCTGA
- a CDS encoding septum formation family protein: MRRWLAALALAGAAAMVLSGCVRPGGTDGDLTNDWPAMRPATMFVPATDACLPRVTAVVQASTYETVDCARNHLAEAVHVGTFTGPAAGRQRPEPGSAALRTARAECDQRVRLVLGGDWHTARLTLNIALPSASAWDGGARWFRCDLSETDSIDNTRPVNRTGSLRGALIGDSPLVHRCFDPKLIGDSLNYMAPVLCTEPHGAEFVGVYVEQDMTWEQFVGSAGQAHQRCMGLIAAFADVPNNSDLPYRAGSIFYPPSQREWEEGDRGVRCILWSDDRKLTGSMRGVGPRGLPVT, translated from the coding sequence ATGCGACGGTGGCTCGCGGCGCTGGCGCTGGCCGGCGCGGCTGCGATGGTGCTGAGCGGCTGTGTGCGGCCGGGTGGAACGGACGGTGATCTCACAAATGACTGGCCCGCGATGCGCCCGGCGACGATGTTCGTGCCGGCCACCGACGCCTGCCTGCCCCGGGTCACCGCCGTCGTCCAGGCGAGCACCTACGAGACCGTCGACTGCGCCCGCAACCACCTCGCCGAGGCGGTCCACGTCGGCACGTTCACCGGGCCCGCGGCCGGCAGGCAACGGCCGGAACCGGGATCGGCGGCGCTGCGCACCGCGCGGGCGGAGTGCGACCAGCGGGTCCGGCTGGTGCTCGGCGGCGACTGGCACACCGCCCGCCTGACGCTCAACATCGCCCTGCCGTCGGCGTCGGCCTGGGACGGCGGCGCCCGGTGGTTCCGGTGCGACCTGAGCGAGACCGACAGCATCGACAACACCCGGCCGGTCAACCGCACCGGCAGCCTGCGCGGCGCACTGATCGGCGACTCACCACTGGTGCACCGGTGCTTCGATCCGAAGCTCATCGGCGACAGCCTGAACTACATGGCCCCGGTGCTCTGCACGGAGCCGCACGGGGCCGAGTTCGTCGGTGTGTACGTCGAGCAGGACATGACCTGGGAGCAGTTCGTGGGTTCCGCCGGGCAGGCCCATCAGCGCTGTATGGGACTGATCGCCGCGTTCGCCGACGTACCCAACAACTCCGACCTGCCCTACCGCGCCGGCTCCATCTTCTACCCGCCGTCGCAGCGGGAGTGGGAGGAGGGCGACCGGGGGGTGCGCTGCATCCTGTGGAGCGACGATCGCAAGCTGACCGGCTCGATGCGCGGGGTCGGCCCCCGGGGGCTACCCGTGACCTGA
- a CDS encoding septum formation family protein, translated as MRRWLTGVALGAVVTTALLGCTRPAGVDGDLVDDWAPVAAPTVFTPASRTCHPQPQDVGYLSAYAPVDCAQPHRAETLHVGTLTDVDGARPPATGNAGMRTAFDECDRQARTALGGDWRGARIGLIVVFPSPRAWTGGARWFRCDVHELRGLDTPIPVRRTSSLTGSLDGSSPLRHGCFNAETEGDDVTEMVAVACTARHRVEFVGVWEAPAASYSAFLKEAGRAHRGCRSRIARFAEVPDDGNLQYRVGTIFYHPSEREWRSGNRGVQCFLWSSDRTLTRSLKGAGTRALPIT; from the coding sequence ATGCGACGGTGGCTGACCGGAGTCGCGTTGGGCGCCGTGGTGACGACGGCTCTGCTCGGCTGCACGAGACCGGCCGGAGTCGACGGTGACCTTGTCGACGACTGGGCACCGGTGGCCGCCCCGACGGTGTTCACGCCCGCCTCCCGAACGTGCCACCCCCAACCCCAGGACGTCGGCTATCTCAGCGCGTACGCGCCGGTGGACTGCGCGCAGCCGCATCGGGCCGAGACGTTGCACGTCGGAACGCTCACCGACGTGGACGGGGCGAGGCCACCGGCCACCGGCAACGCCGGGATGCGCACCGCGTTCGACGAGTGCGACCGGCAGGCCCGTACGGCGCTGGGCGGCGACTGGCGTGGCGCTCGGATCGGGCTCATCGTCGTCTTCCCGTCGCCGCGGGCGTGGACCGGTGGGGCGCGCTGGTTCCGCTGCGACGTCCACGAGTTGCGGGGGCTCGACACCCCGATCCCGGTACGGCGCACGAGCAGCCTCACCGGTTCGCTGGACGGATCGTCGCCGCTGCGGCACGGCTGCTTCAACGCGGAGACCGAGGGCGACGACGTGACCGAGATGGTCGCGGTCGCGTGCACCGCACGGCATCGGGTCGAGTTCGTCGGGGTCTGGGAGGCCCCGGCGGCCAGCTATTCGGCGTTCCTGAAGGAGGCCGGACGCGCCCACCGGGGTTGCCGCAGCAGGATCGCCCGCTTCGCCGAGGTGCCGGACGACGGCAACCTTCAGTACCGCGTCGGCACCATCTTCTACCATCCGTCCGAACGAGAATGGCGCAGCGGCAACCGCGGCGTGCAGTGCTTCCTGTGGAGCAGCGACCGCACCCTGACCCGGTCGCTGAAGGGCGCCGGCACCCGGGCACTGCCGATCACCTGA
- the def gene encoding peptide deformylase: protein MTVQPIRLFGDPVLRTPADPVVDFDVELRKLVADLTDTMREQNGAGLAAPQLGVGLRVFAFDVDDVLGHLVNPVLEFPDAEEQDGPEGCLSIPGLYFDTRRRQNVIARGFNGYGDPVQMVGTGLMARCVQHETDHLDGVLFVDRLDPAGRKEAMKAIRQAPWYDMAAPPTVKLSPHAAGSPFGLGR, encoded by the coding sequence GTGACCGTCCAGCCCATCCGTCTGTTCGGGGATCCGGTGCTGCGCACGCCGGCCGATCCGGTGGTCGACTTCGACGTCGAGTTGCGCAAGCTCGTCGCCGACCTGACCGACACAATGCGTGAGCAGAACGGCGCCGGTCTCGCCGCGCCGCAGCTCGGCGTGGGCCTGCGGGTGTTTGCCTTCGACGTCGACGACGTGCTCGGCCACCTGGTCAACCCGGTGCTGGAGTTCCCCGACGCCGAGGAGCAGGACGGCCCGGAGGGCTGCCTGTCCATTCCCGGGCTCTACTTCGACACCAGGCGCCGGCAGAACGTGATCGCCAGGGGCTTCAACGGCTACGGCGACCCGGTGCAGATGGTCGGCACCGGGCTGATGGCGCGCTGCGTGCAGCACGAGACCGACCACCTCGACGGGGTGCTGTTCGTCGACCGGCTGGACCCGGCCGGTCGCAAGGAGGCGATGAAGGCGATCCGTCAGGCGCCGTGGTACGACATGGCCGCCCCGCCGACGGTCAAACTGAGCCCGCACGCGGCCGGCAGCCCCTTCGGCCTGGGGCGGTGA